A window of the Eremothecium cymbalariae DBVPG#7215 chromosome 5, complete sequence genome harbors these coding sequences:
- the SCC4 gene encoding cohesin-loading factor complex subunit SCC4 (similar to Ashbya gossypii AGR133C): MAIDLQKHQRSLVYQRSRQYLAHAHSVASKVRSETQLRQYYTLIQEAIRGFEYLKNELQLTIAQDLQVTLDLVRVLLDETHEVELAEQYLNGIRTRLQPTTLTDDKYLVDFYLLYHIPMLKRDPGNKLLLKNLGRLIGTFNKSDPWRLVFQYCRIAILDMNKSSRNISSITADYAEMLNSTTSLEPGAEGEINGFLLCSYVTFLLNRTLLVSNDDLEKLKLLKTKSDRISVKIKIWAMLLELLIAIYQDENITLLLYDFKEFFGRHKETLNTGRDSILLQIKPGLKLKVEVPFFNSADCKNILLLFQSVSYLPTCYSKSSNFSTKFLPKVLRTSEELKQNVARKASLSKLYSIGSIYDHIKELCQFYQAWEQMILNGPIENNLPQLRNSDYYDLLESMNSHLLIPRKSIKHVYNLYESLLKSKDSEVRLIAFMHCFILTISQLSQCNEEPDQFSRLIQQANNTWNQIIKNMEHTPMVNNNTWLCTIATLWVLSKFEPFSNHPLPNDNDEERQLYLKKLENYYTANSLLSSDQSAQPSSFKLKKCLLLHFLLNFLGGTIFVSDIQERCNLSASCFQMCKQQHMPVIRYIGGIWHLINCTVAMKNKEVAVTRAKLDNLVCELLKSR; this comes from the coding sequence ATGGCAATCGATCTTCAGAAGCATCAACGGAGTTTAGTCTATCAACGTTCTCGGCAGTATCTTGCTCATGCCCATTCTGTTGCATCTAAGGTACGTTCAGAAACGCAATTGAGGCAGTATTATACGTTAATCCAAGAAGCAATCCGaggatttgaatatttgaaaaatgaattGCAGCTGACGATAGCCCAAGATCTACAAGTTACTCTTGATCTCGTTAGAGTTCTTTTAGATGAGACTCATGAGGTTGAGTTGGCAgaacaatatttaaatgGAATCCGAACGCGGTTGCAGCCAACGACTCTTACCGATGACAAATATTTGGTGGacttttatttattatatcatATTCCTATGTTAAAACGGGATCCAGGGAATAAGCTATTGTTAAAGAACTTAGGTCGTTTAATTGGGACCTTTAACAAGAGTGATCCATGGAGGTTGGTGTTTCAATATTGTCGGATTGCGATCTTGGATATGAACAAATCTTCCCGAAATATATCAAGTATTACGGCTGATTATGCAGAGATGTTAAATTCAACAACTAGTTTAGAACCGGGTGCTGAGGGTGAAATTAATGGGTTCCTGCTGTGTTCTTATGTGACATTTCTCCTTAATAGAACGTTGCTTGTTAGTAATgatgatttggaaaagttgaaacTGCTGAAAACGAAATCAGACAGGATATCTGTAAAGATAAAGATCTGGGCTATGCTTCTGGAGTTGTTAATAGCTATCTATCAAGACGAAAATATCACATTGTTGCTGTATGATTTTAAAGAGTTTTTTGGCCGCCATAAAGAGACATTGAATACAGGGCGGGATTCAATTCTTCTGCAGATCAAACCTGGGTTGAAGCTCAAGGTAGAAGTTCCTTTCTTTAACTCTGCTGACTGTAAAAATATTCTATTGCTATTTCAGAGTGTTAGCTATCTCCCAACTTGTTATAGTAAATCatccaatttttcaacgaAATTTCTTCCCAAAGTTTTAAGAACTAGCGAGGaactaaaacaaaatgTAGCTCGAAAGGCTTCTCTTAGCAAGCTATACTCTATTGGGTCAATCTACGACCATATTAAGGAGTTATGTCAATTCTACCAGGCTTGGGAGCAAATGATCTTGAATGGACCAATAGAGAATAATTTGCCGCAATTAAGAAACTCCGACTATTATGATTTATTAGAATCTATGAATTCGCATTTGCTCATACCTCGGAAATCCATTAAACACGTTTATAACCTTTACGAATCCCTTCTCAAGTCTAAAGACTCAGAAGTCAGGTTAATTGCCTTCATGcattgttttattttaacTATTTCGCAATTAAGTCAATGTAATGAAGAACCAGATCAGTTTTCAAGATTAATTCAACAGGCCAATAATACTTGGAATCAAATAATCAAGAACATGGAACATACCCCAATGGTTAACAACAACACTTGGCTATGTACAATTGCTACTCTTTGGGTGTTATCAAAATTCGAACCATTTAGTAATCATCCGTTGCCTAATGATAATGACGAAGAGCGGCAATTATACCTAAAGAAGCTAGAAAATTACTATACAGCGAATTCACTATTATCATCAGACCAATCCGCACAACCTAGTAGTTTTAAGCTTAAAAAATGTTTGTTACTGCactttttgttgaattttCTGGGGGGAACCATATTTGTTTCTGATATTCAAGAGAGGTGCAACTTGTCAGCTTCATGCTTTCAAATGTGTAAGCAGCAGCACATGCCTGTAATCCGGTATATCGGGGGAATATGGCATCTCATTAATTGCACTGTCGCAATGAAAAACAAAGAAGTAGCCGTTACTAGAGCAAAGTTAGACAATTTAGTTTGTGAGCTTTTGAAGTCCCGATGA
- the TPS2 gene encoding trehalose-phosphatase TPS2 (similar to Ashbya gossypii AGR132W), whose translation MTKDSGGSGVGVKTANRIINCVAQLPCRIQAKQGGDRGLWCEIEPITGNSALYASLEYMSDKAEWEQHVVGWTGEISSSDGASEDPMYLTQEEKKEIAQMIQQREDSIHSLTVHPVWLLRRNQHRWREYAENVLWPAFHYILNPPSDGQQENTWWYDYVKFNEAYAMKVAQIYRPGDIIWVHDYYLMLLPQLLRMRFTDAVIGYFHHAPWPSNEYFRCLPKRKELLDGLLGADRVCFQNEGFSRHFVSGCKRLLDAAAEKKKSANGSDAYVIGAYGGDVLVDSLPIGVDTEKILKEAFTEDVDSKVNQIRSAYEGKKIIIGRDRLNGVRGVIQKMQAFENFLAMFPEWRDKVVLIQVSSPASTDKDHRLEAQVNELVNSINAQYGDLNFNPVQHYHMRIPKDVYFSLLRAADLCLITSVRDGMNTTALEFVTIKSKTSRNDCYASPLLLSEFSGSSTILSDAMIINPWDSIAVAKAINEALSLTAEQKIKLESSLWKNVSTVQDWTNTYLNEMARLRDEKASTDNVNKITPALNRPLLFQNYKKAERRLFLFDYDGTLTPIVQDPAAAIPSARLISTLTKLSSDPKNQIWIISGRDQKFLSRWLGERLPQLGLSAEHGCFMKDVSSQKWLNLASKFDMSWQIKVAEIMDEFTDKTPGSFIERKKVALTWHYRRAVPELGEFNAVELKRMLEEIAHGLGLEVMEGKANVEVRPKFVNKGEIVKRLVCHPHGGNQVLEDEFKIDENVPKNKLPDFLLCLGDDFTDEDMFRQLNDIEDKWAVKFPNERNEWGHYGIYPVTVGSASKKTIAKTHLTDPQQVLDTLGLLVGDVSLFQSAGTVDLDDRGHVKNSESSMRSELASAAYAMKRSSSFKNAEKL comes from the coding sequence ATGACTAAAGATTCAGGCGGATCAGGGGTTGGGGTGAAGACGGCCAATCGGATTATTAATTGTGTAGCGCAATTGCCATGTAGGATTCAGGCCAAGCAGGGTGGAGATCGGGGGTTGTGGTGTGAGATAGAGCCGATCACAGGGAATTCGGCGTTGTATGCTTCTTTGGAATACATGAGTGACAAGGCTGAGTGGGAGCAGCATGTTGTTGGGTGGACTGGGGAGATCAGTAGTAGTGATGGTGCTTCTGAGGATCCGATGTATTTGACGCAggaggagaagaaggagattGCGCAGATGATCCAACAGCGGGAGGATTCTATTCATTCTTTGACGGTTCATCCTGTTTGGTTGCTGCGCAGGAACCAGCACCGGTGGAGGGAATATGCGGAGAACGTTTTGTGGCCGGCgtttcattatattctgAATCCGCCGTCGGATGGGCAGCAGGAGAACACATGGTGGTATGATTACGTGAAGTTCAATGAAGCGTATGCGATGAAGGTTGCGCAGATATATCGTCCTGGGGATATTATTTGGGTGCATGATTATTACTTGATGCTGTTGCCGCAGCTGTTGAGGATGAGGTTTACTGATGCGGTGATTGGGTATTTCCATCATGCGCCGTGGCCTAGTAATGAGTATTTTAGGTGTTTGCCGAAGCGGAAGGAGTTGCTGGATGGGTTGTTAGGGGCGGATAGGGTTTGTTTCCAGAATGAGGGGTTTTCCAGACACTTTGTTTCGGGATGTAAGCGGTTGTTGGACGCGGCAGctgagaagaagaagtcgGCAAATGGATCGGATGCTTATGTGATTGGTGCTTACGGTGGGGATGTTCTTGTGGACTCTTTGCCGATTGGAGTTGATACtgagaagattttgaaggagGCCTTCACGGAGGATGTGGACAGCAAAGTGAACCAGATCCGCAGTGCTTATGAGGGCAAGAAGATTATAATCGGCAGGGACCGGCTAAATGGTGTGCGTGGggttattcaaaaaatgcaaGCGTTTGAGAATTTTTTAGCGATGTTCCCAGAGTGGAGGGATAAGGTCGTTTTAATCCAGGTTAGTAGTCCAGCGTCTACGGATAAGGACCACCGGTTGGAAGCACAGGTGAATGAACTTGTGAATTCCATTAATGCACAGTATGGTGATTTGAATTTTAATCCTGTCCAGCATTACCATATGCGGATCCCAAAAGatgtttatttttctttgttgcGTGCCGCTGACCTATGTTTGATCACTTCCGTCAGGGACGGTATGAATACAACGGCGTTAGAGTTTGTTACTATTAAATCGAAGACTTCCAGAAATGACTGTTATGCAAGTCCTCTTCTGTTGAGTGAATTTTCTGGTAGCAGTACTATTCTAAGCGACGCCATGATCATCAACCCTTGGGACTCCATTGCCGTAGCAAAAGCCATCAATGAAGCGTTATCTTTAACCGctgaacaaaaaattaagTTGGAGAGCTCTCTTTGGAAGAACGTCTCAACGGTTCAGGACTGGACAAATACCTACCTCAATGAAATGGCACGCTTGCGTGATGAAAAGGCTAGTACAGATAATGTGAACAAGATCACTCCGGCTTTGAACAGACCGCTGTTATTCCAGAACTACAAAAAAGCCGAACGCCGtttgttcttgtttgaCTATGATGGCACCTTGACGCCAATTGTTCAAGACCCAGCTGCAGCAATTCCAAGTGCTCGCTTGATCTCTACCCTGACTAAACTTTCATCTGACCccaaaaatcaaatttgGATTATTTCTGGTCGTGATCAGAAGTTTTTATCTCGTTGGCTCGGAGAGCGCCTACCGCAGCTTGGGCTAAGTGCGGAACACGGCTGTTTTATGAAAGACGTATCTAGTCAGAAGTGGCTCAACTTGGCTTCCAAGTTTGATATGTCTTGGCAGATCAAAGTAGCAGAAATTATGGACGAGTTCACAGACAAGACTCCTGGATCTTTCATTGAGCGGAAAAAAGTGGCATTAACTTGGCATTATAGAAGAGCAGTTCCCGAACTAGGGGAGTTCAATGCTGTGGAGTTGAAGCGAATGTTAGAAGAGATTGCCCATGGCTTGGGTTTAGAAGTTATGGAGGGCAAAGCTAATGTCGAAGTCCGTCCAAAATTTGTTAACAAAGGTGAAATTGTTAAGCGGCTAGTTTGCCATCCTCATGGTGGGAATCAAGTattagaagatgaatttAAGATCGATGAGAATGTTCCCAAGAATAAACTTCCAGATTTCTTGCTATGTCTTGGTGATGACTTTACTGATGAAGACATGTTTAGACAAttaaatgatattgaagacAAGTGGGCTGTGAAGTTTCCTAATGAAAGAAATGAATGGGGCCATTATGGTATTTACCCTGTTACCGTTGGATCCGCATCTAAAAAAACCATTGCAAAGACGCATTTGACTGATCCACAGCAAGTTCTGGACACATTAGGTCTGCTAGTTGGGGACGTCTCTTTATTCCAAAGTGCAGGAACAGTTGACTTGGATGACAGAGGACATGTCAAGAATAGTGAGAGCAGTATGAGATCTGAACTTGCCAGTGCCGCATACGCAATGAAGAGGAGTAGTTCTTTTAAGAATGCTGAAAAACTGTGA
- the SPT15 gene encoding TATA-binding protein (similar to Ashbya gossypii AGR134W): protein MSDDKRLKEFQEQNKIVFDPSTRSVWENQDKDSGIGNMINAPRERDESKSIIDGDNGATSGIVPTLQNIVATVNLDCRLDLKTVALHARNAEYNPKRFAAVIMRIREPKTTALIFASGKMVVTGAKSEDDSKLASRKYARIIQKIGFSAKFTDFKIQNIVGSCDVKFPIRLEGLAFSHGTFSSYEPELFPGLIYRMVKPKIVLLIFVSGKIVLTGAKQREEIYQAFEAIYPVLSEFRKL, encoded by the coding sequence ATGTCAGATGATAAACGTTTGAAAGAATTCCAGGagcaaaacaaaattgTATTCGATCCAAGCACAAGGTCTGTATGGGAGAACCAAGACAAAGATTCTGGCATCGGTAATATGATAAATGCTCCACGTGAACGGGACGAATCGAAGAGCATAATTGATGGAGATAATGGTGCAACGTCGGGAATTGTACCTACTTTGCAAAATATTGTTGCGACTGTGAATTTGGATTGTCGGTTAGATCTAAAGACTGTAGCGTTACATGCACGGAATGCAGAATATAATCCTAAGCGGTTTGCTGCTGTTATTATGCGTATTAGGGAACCAAAGACAACAGCCTTGATTTTTGCGTCCGGTAAGATGGTTGTGACTGGTGCTAAGAGCGAGGATGATTCCAAATTGGCTAGTCGGAAGTACGCTAGGATTATCCAGAAAATTGGGTTTAGTGCCAAGTTCACAGATTTCAAGATTCAGAATATTGTGGGGTCCTGTGATGTCAAGTTTCCTATTCGTCTTGAAGGTTTGGCTTTTAGCCATGGTACTTTCTCATCTTATGAGCCTGAGTTGTTTCCCGGGTTAATTTATAGAATGGTTAAACCGAAGATTgtgttgttgatatttGTTTCTGGAAAGATTGTGTTGACTGGTGCCAAGCAGAGGGAAGAAATTTACCAAGCGTTTGAAGCTATATATCCAGTGCTAAGTGAATTTCGAAAGTTGTAA
- the SNF11 gene encoding Snf11p (similar to Ashbya gossypii AGR131W), whose amino-acid sequence MDVPLQTSVQYKLQLLLHINTLLILRCTTFKAGSPQVEGLPPDQIDALLRQYVRRIHCNLQCISSMNQGNYSSKPVLMDPPPLSPIMRKQQHQDILPKLYILLGKMFEIW is encoded by the coding sequence ATGGATGTCCCTCTCCAGACCTCCGTCCAATACAAACTTCAACTTCTACTCCACATCAACACCCTGCTGATACTTCGCTGCACAACGTTCAAGGCGGGCAGCCCCCAGGTAGAAGGATTGCCCCCAGATCAAATAGACGCCCTTCTACGCCAATACGTCAGGAGAATCCATTGCAACCTCCAATGTATTTCAAGCATGAATCAGGGTAACTACAGCTCCAAACCAGTATTAATGGATCCGCCTCCGTTGTCTCCAATAATGcgaaaacaacaacaccaagACATCCTGCCAAAACTATACATACTACTGGGCAAGATGTTTGAAATTTGGTAG